One region of Theileria equi strain WA chromosome 4 map unlocalized gcontig_1105316255039, whole genome shotgun sequence genomic DNA includes:
- a CDS encoding DnaJ domain containing protein (encoded by transcript BEWA_053950A): MDPEADRFDYYDTLNASFDEIKASYRKLLRLWHPDKQGGDTDEERGAEGAQGRGSAFTKIQKAYAVLSDPVLRRQYDLHGHDGVVFANLIQNEPKQEISQIEEDIHEEPEDTMHMDLAEMDKKVAFLLRKRQSMMFKELPFRLITNCKFAGTSDIFDQNSLYLKKKLFTLQSASVDNLLEVAIDNYRLGCTLDSVLQRGTFGSIFGRLYVSREFSNVECVLSVQSTDFLSFGNVILTCKKRFSDLFWGTAYLSMDGGMPSLHAVFHKRFTQKHSMELSVFNEPMLTYSYLHAKNNAKVNVKCAASIHDVGALLRCKLYSISGNVIGALIKSSVMDGFSLEWFFRLNLGYKLEYRLCLKRDSVILVLKGTINGSKVAIPITLCKGDYTQSIMITSLLTICAAYAPVLHHICSNTLNKVWNTESEYETLNLRRSFYSEFPTFRYFLVTQSILQESIDDQKKLERVADHIADFDNPDDSPGLEISVVAAMQNARSEATAMQSHAKQCFKHEEEKDGLVILFAIYGHPDVVNWISERTEPLEESEIYDRFVIDVTNVLMSKVVDSNLFISSHSKEQLIGFANPCANMQVGPVLFVRYKYRNKVETITVLDNEAIILP, from the exons ATGGACCCAGAAGCAGATAGATTCGATTATTATGATACTCTAAAC GCGAGTTTCGATGAGATTAAAGCAAGCTATCGCAAACTACTACGGTTGTGGCACCCAGATAAACAAGGAGGAGACACTGATGAAGAAAGAGGAGCTGAAGGTGCCCAGGGAAGAGGATCCGCGTTCACCAAGATACAAAAGGCATACGCGGTTCTCTCCGATCCCGTTCTTAGAAGACAGTATG ATCTTCATGGTCATGACGGGGTAGTATTCGCTAATTTGATCCAAAATGAACCAAAACAGGAGATTTCTCAAATAGAAGAAGATATACATGAGGAACCCGAAGATACCATGCACATGGATTTGGCAGAAATGGATAAAAAGGTTGCATTTTTGCTGAGGAAAAGACAAAGTATGATGTTTAAAGAATTGCCATTTCGCCTCATTACAAACTGTAAATTTGCGGGAACTTCAGATATTTTTGATCAGAATTCTCTTTACTTGAAAAAAAAACTTTTTACTCTTCAGTCAGCATCTGTAGACAATTTGCTTGAAGTTGCAATTGATAATTATAGATTAGGATGTACTTTGGATTCTGTCTTACAGAGGGGAACATTCGGTTCGATTTTTGGTAGACTTTACGTGTCTAGAGAGTTTTCAAATGTAGAATGTGTACTTTCTGTACAGTCCACTGATTTTCTCTCGTTTGGAAATGTCATTTTAACATGTAAAAAAAGGTTTTCAGATTTATTTTGGGGTACTGCATACCTCAGCATGGATGGTGGTATGCCATCTTTGCATGCAGTATTCCATAAACGTTTTACGCAAAAACATTCTATGGAACTTTCAGTTTTTAACGAACCAATGTTAACATACTCTTATTTACACGCAAAAAATAATGCTAAAGTAAATGTTAAGTGTGCGGCTTCTATTCACGACGTAGGAGCGTTACTTAGGTGCAAACTCTACAGTATTTCCGGGAATGTTATTGGAGCACTCATTAAATCATCAGTTATGGATGGGTTTTCTCTGGAATGGTTCTTTAGGTTAAATCTTGGCTATAAACTTGAATATAGACTTTGTCTGAAGAGGGACTCTGTTATACTTGTCCTTAAGGGTACCATAAACGGTTCAAAGGTAGCTATTCCAATAACTTTGTGCAAAGGGGATTATACACAATCAATTATGATCACTTCACTACTTACTATTTGCGCTGCGTATGCGCCAGTACTGCATCACATTTGTTCTAATACCTTAAACAAGGTTTGGAATACAGAGTCGGAATATGAAACACTCAACTTGCGCCGTTCATTTTATTCAGAGTTCCCAACATTCAGATACTTTTTGGTTACACAATCCATACTACAGGAATCTATTGATGACCAGAAAAAACTTGAAAGGGTAGCAGACCATATAGCGGATTTTGATAACCCGGATGACTCACCTGGTCTTGAGATATCTGTAGTAGCAGCCATGCAAAACGCTAGAAGCGAGGCTACTGCTATGCAATCGCATGCAAAACAATGTTTTAAACAcgaagaagagaaggatGGATTAGTCATTCTTTTTGCAATTTATGGACATCCAGATGTTGTAAATTGGATCTCTGAACGAACTGAACCCTTGGAGGAATCTGAAATTTATGATAGATTTGTCATTGATGTTACGAATGTTTTAATGAGCAAG GTCGTGGACTCAAATCTTTTTATATCATCGCACAGCAAGGAACAATTGATTGGATTTGCTAATCCATGCGCAAACATGCAAGTGGGTCCAGTACTATTTGTTAG ATACAAGTACCGAAATAAAGTAGAGACAATTACCGTCTTAGATAACGAAGCCATAATTTTGCCCTag
- a CDS encoding signal peptide containing protein (encoded by transcript BEWA_053920A), giving the protein MVALSVTLIIISFTGIVPAVGLPSARDELARLKNELNEQSLLAMESVKKRQMLDEMAKVAIEWIKGVTSKLWIPLDKKIKEVEKFRDEISQSIKKAYPIMRPIFHEANTMIHQVNDVLAGTDEDAMLAKAREVEEVLKRNKVGLKKLDDEFKGLIKRLEEFKRAAVSLGFQIPDDFFEKFNAAFQNGGNSQSFYYSKEYDPNRKLSEDEFIKSFFRTNQIPKLSKEQFVQIINLLKNSSNKLINDINGIITRGKKLIEDAKEDLQKADELVKRMKKMGYKNPDITGRYEMIFREVKNMGECYRDMVTKEESLRSNLEKCISILDGAMEKAQDLQDGTVLDKWDNILGLEIMKETLTGIIDAKIGVANMKLCYIDVDFQRCIVTERLRLMTITLDSLDKVTNEPLENPPYHNLEDSRTRDEMSNYGFSLVMALAVCTMWI; this is encoded by the coding sequence ATGGTGGCGTTGTCGGTTACCCTGATCATCATCTCATTCACTGGGATAGTCCCGGCAGTTGGTCTACCGTCTGCAAGAGATGAACTAGCCAGACTCAAGAATGAGCTGAATGAACAGTCGCTACTAGCAATGGAGAGTGTGAAGAAGAGACAAATGTTGGATGAAATGGCAAAAGTGGCAATTGAGTGGATCAAAGGTGTTACCTCCAAACTTTGGATACCTCTTGACAAGAAGATTAAAGAAGTTGAAAAGTTCCGTGATGAGATTTCCCAATCCATAAAAAAGGCATATCCCATAATGAGACCAATTTTCCATGAAGCGAACACCATGATACATCAGGTAAATGATGTTCTTGCTGGTACAGACGAGGACGCCATGTTGGCCAAGGCACGAGAGGTAGAGGAGGTTCTAAAGAGGAATAAAGTGGGCCTTAAGAAGTTGGATGATGAATTTAAAGGCTTAATAAAGAGACTGGAAGAGTTCAAAAGGGCTGCAGTCTCACTTGGGTTTCAAATCCCTGATGAtttctttgaaaaatttaaCGCCGCATTCCAAAATGGAGGTAACAGCCAGAGCTTTTATTACTCCAAGGAATACGATCCGAACCGAAAACTCAGTGAAGACGAGTTTATTAAAAGTTTTTTCCGCACTAATCAGATTCCAAAGCTCTCCAAGGAACAATTTGTCCAGATTATCAACCTTCTCAAGAACTCATCCAACAAGCTCATCAACGatataaatggtataatTACAAGGGGCAAGAAGCTAATTGAAGATGCAAAAGAGGACCTCCAAAAGGCTGACGAATTGGTGAAACgtatgaagaagatgggATATAAAAATCCAGACATTACCGGAAGGTATGAGATGATCTTCAGGGAAGTAAAAAATATGGGTGAATGTTACCGTGACATGGTTACAAAAGAGGAATCTCTGAGATCCAACCTTGAGAAATGTATTTCCATTCTGGACGGGGCCATGGAAAAAGCACAAGACCTCCAAGATGGCACAGTATTGGACAAGTGGGATAATATTTTAGGCCTAGAGATCATGAAAGAAACTCTAACTGGTATAATTGATGCTAAAATAGGGGTGGCAAATATGAAGTTGTGCTACATTGACGTCGATTTTCAGCGATGTATAGTTACTGAACGATTGCGCTTGATGACCATTACTCTCGATTCTCTAGACAAAGTAACCAATGAGCCTTTGGAAAATCCACCTTATCATAACCTCGAGGATTCTCGTACAAGAGATGAAATGAGCAACTATGGATTCAGCCTTGTCATGGCTCTGGCGGTCTGTACCATGTGGATATGA
- a CDS encoding hypothetical protein (encoded by transcript BEWA_053900A), with protein MTVRDVTVDIGQDNKTNDYTTYYRDKDENSITLNKRVDPYINDEEPLKGYKLYEHRTPHGFWPWEASYKVGKVKYREVQQNIEYSSSDKNQPYIKVTVIYWKNDESNEFPLLLGLHFGIKKSFYTKKDPYYTNNDWEPENSLSNSSKTGNYKNVLDKLNTKFKDLVVVNLKTNKDESYCGHPSLDCFKAPKSNSGEHTCAGNTVKFPAISVKEKKNRPFSGYTKFKHSFKTGKMRLFTTYGGTSYIPFKDPILSKECKSVSVYYGSRDDGIRKPLLLEVPVQENSFPKYKHYTLNDGAWKYDESIKEYNLAHELDELNCRYNSVATVDISQKTNYCCKYKTSEHKERVFVERKTISMNIPSGYELYEHRPNETPEPFFNGNRFRDGSNDHRWPGGPIIGISKVFVYFSGSDPILISVKHSSGHKWFKRRPCRGYGYCVWTGKDLDTIEGINPEGRSDAIYTALKKISETLTQKCTHPLYSQYGSSLCLEYNRCYIDKYIFPDNEDLTEDFDFGTGPFDFLNYYDHTLDFSDSSVYYRVRSFVESYGEKFISDISDVDYYKIGEEDETEGLGPGAITGISVASLGTGGGLMGFGIWKLWPVFAALL; from the coding sequence ATGACGGTTCGTGATGTAACTGTTGACATTGGTCAAGATAATAAAACTAATGACTATACAACATACTATCgtgataaagatgaaaacTCCATAACCCTTAACAAACGCGTTGATCCatatataaatgatgagGAACCACTTAAAGGGTATAAACTCTATGAGCACAGAACTCCGCATGGCTTTTGGCCATGGGAAGCTTCTTATAAAGTTGGTAAGGTTAAATACAGAGAGGTTCAACAGAATATAGaatattcatcctctgaTAAGAACCAACCTTATATCAAGGTAACTGTGATATactggaagaatgatgaaaGCAACGAATTCCCACTATTACTTGGACTCCATTTCGGAATCAAAAAAAGCTTTTATACAAAGAAAGATCCTTACTATACAAACAATGATTGGGAACCTGAAAATAGTCTGAGTAATTCATCAAAAACTGGTAATTACAAGAATGTACTTGATAAACTCAAcacaaaatttaaagaCTTAGTAGTAGTAAATCTTAAGAcaaataaagatgaaagCTACTGCGGTCACCCTTCTTTGGACTGCTTCAAAGCACCTAAATCTAACTCTGGAGAACATACATGCGCTGGAAATACTGTTAAATTTCCCGCAATATCAGTTaaagagaagaagaatagacCCTTTTCTGGTTATACAAAGTTCAAACACTCTTTTAAAACGGGTAAAATGAGACTATTTACCACATACGGCGGAACATCTTACATACCATTCAAGGATCCCATACTATCTAAAGAATGTAAGAGTGTTTCTGTTTATTATGGCTCTAGAGACGATGGAATAAGGAAACCTCTACTGTTGGAGGTGCCAGTTCAGGAAAACtcatttccaaagtataAGCATTATACTCTGAATGATGGTGCATGGAAATATGATGAATCAATTAAGGAATATAACCTAGCCCATGAATTAGATGAACTAAATTGTAGATATAATAGTGTAGCTACAGTTGATATATCACAGAAGACTAATTACTGCTGTAAATACAAAACTTCTGAGCATAAAGAGAGAGTTTTTGTTGAAAGGAAGACTATATCTATGAATATACCCAGTGGATATGAATTGTATGAACATAGACCTAATGAAACACCCGAACCGTTTTTTAACGGAAATAGATTTAGGGATGGTAGCAATGATCATAGATGGCCAGGAGGTCCTATTATTGGTATAAGTAAGgtatttgtatatttctcCGGAAGTGATCCAATTCTCATATCTGTGAAGCATAGCAGTGGTCATAAATGGTTCAAGAGAAGACCTTGCAGAGGTTATGGTTATTGTGTTTGGACAGGTAAAGATCTTGATACCATAGAGGGCATAAACCCCGAAGGTAGGAGTGATGCTATTTACACAGCACTAAAAAAGATAAGTGAAACTCTTACACAAAAATGCACTCATCCGCTTTATTCACAATACGGTAGCAGCTTATGCCTGGAATATAACCGTTGTTATATAGACAAGTACATTTTCCCAGATAACGAGGATCTTACGGAAGATTTTGATTTTGGTACTGGCCCTTTCGATTTTCTGAATTACTATGATCATACGTTGGACTTTTCTGACAGTTCAGTGTACTATCGAGTTCGTAGTTTCGTGGAGTCCTACGGTGAAAAATTTATTAGCGATATAAGTGATGTTGATTATTACAAGAttggagaagaagatgaaacAGAAGGACTCGGTCCAGGAGCCATAACAGGGATATCCGTTGCAAGTTTAGGTACAGGAGGAGGTCTTATGGGATTTGGAATATGGAAACTGTGGCCGGTATTCGCAGCGCTACTCTAA
- a CDS encoding hypothetical protein (encoded by transcript BEWA_053870A), with amino-acid sequence MYSEGSFYGIVPEYSAYYRIGELRDGEVILEDHLTNEERYVFVVTYANNMVYIRVLNVYRMDDGNLAKHMEEFVRGPNEHAYRAVVRVPIGVDLLVKNDTNFVRVSNMMDSITKFEVKEEYKLCITIGVVRYGDHIVDDNFEGVIKKYIILFESTRPVRLNIITSMSDMTRIKSSYILEGDDGPFILVSKTIESV; translated from the coding sequence ATGTACTCAGAAGGGTCATTTTATGGTATTGTACCAGAGTATTCTGCGTATTACAGAATTGGTGAGCTGCGAGACGGCGAAGTCATTCTGGAGGACCACCTGACAAATGAGGAACGATACGTATTTGTCGTTACTTACGCCAACAATATGGTCTATATCAGAGTATTGAATGTTTACAGGATGGATGATGGAAATCTTGCGAAGCACATGGAGGAATTTGTAAGAGGACCTAATGAACACGCATACAGGGCGGTCGTAAGGGTTCCTATTGGTGTAGATTTACTCGTGaaaaatgatacaaatTTCGTCCGTGTTAGCAATATGATGGATAGTATTACAAAGTTTGAAGTaaaagaagaatataaattgTGTATAACTATTGGTGTTGTGCGTTATGGTGACCATATTGTTGATGATAATTTTGAAGGTGtcattaaaaaatatatcataTTATTTGAATCTACAAGACCTGTTCGCTTAAATATTATAACATCGATGAGTGATATGACTAGGATAAAGTCGTCTTATATACTCGAGGGAGATGATGGACCGTTCATACTCGTTAGTAAAACTATAGAAAGTGTTTAA
- a CDS encoding signal peptide containing protein (encoded by transcript BEWA_053880A), whose amino-acid sequence MKVFSILLTTCLLGLCHCKNSRLPTDRFIIEVLDDYTEDEVVNYHPKRRTRKSESSGKRQVWDMANGTVYEVEYTLSSARRYSDEKVADVAVDESPVPQTSRHTTTLDLANPDKDECEFFEYPFAGNAVQLIVPKRNIAVTRLVDGEEEVYVLSTGEMFQYANSYLNTDGTPELVLVTLRTLSGTSRRDYVKTENGWTFCTYSNVKIKSLKTRSTWISDFNIDLSLETSTDQCTIFETELLGVTTKHFFPKPGYLAKGVKDVNGLLWSSSKPIYTEGTIGRHSGYYNDYCLSCLVYKKGSMELLEMVVVESCSRRWKFFEKDGTEWRDIGGVEDFLNKLKVIMEGFTTLPQSFQ is encoded by the coding sequence atgaaggtcttttccattcttctgaCCACCTGTCTACTGGGACTCTGCCATTGCAAAAACTCCAGACTTCCCACCGACAGATTTATTATCGAGGTCTTGGACGACTATACAGAGGATGAGGTTGTCAACTACCATCCAAAAAGGAGGACGAGGAAAAGTGAATCGAGCGGCAAAAGACAGGTATGGGACATGGCCAACGGAACTGTCTATGAAGTAGAGTACACACTGTCATCGGCTCGTAGATAcagtgatgaaaaggtagCAGATGTGGCAGTGGACGAATCTCCAGTTCCTCAAACATCTAGACACACTACTACTTTGGATCTTGCCAATCCAGATAAGGATGAGTGCGAATTCTTCGAGTATCCTTTCGCTGGTAATGCTGTTCAACTCATTGTCCCAAAGAGGAATATAGCAGTTACAAGGTTAGTAGATggtgaggaagaagtttATGTTCTTTCTACTGGAGAAATGTTCCAATATGCCAACTCATATCTTAACACGGATGGCACGCCTGAACTAGTATTAGTCACTCTCAGAACTTTATCTGGAACATCACGAAGAGATTATGTAAAGACTGAGAATGGATGGACATTTTGCACTTATAGTAACGTTAAGATCAAGAGCTTAAAGACGAGGTCAACCTGGATATCAGACTTTAACATTGACCTTTCATTAGAAACTAGTACCGATCAATGCACCATCTTTGAAACGGAGTTACTAGGAGTTACAACTAAGCATTTTTTTCCTAAACCAGGGTACCTTGCCAAAGGAGTAAAGGATGTGAATGGCCTTTTATGGAGTTCTTCAAAACCTATTTATACAGAAGGAACCATCGGAAGGCATAGCGGATACTATAACGACTATTGCCTTTCTTGCCTCGTTTATAAGAAGGGATCTATGGAgttactggagatggttgTAGTGGAGAGTTGTTCAAGGAGATGgaaattctttgaaaaggatggtacGGAATGGAGGGATATTGGAGGGGTGGAAGACTTTTTAAATAAGCTAAAGGTAATTATGGAAGGGTTCACTACTCTACCTCAATCTTTCCAATAG
- a CDS encoding hypothetical protein (encoded by transcript BEWA_053910A), translating into MNEEEEHNHAQKIPVTMDVSNLNPDWFYVESLESGLIDVQNDYSVDEIVDGDNVLWESEDDWRCTHAFIESSSKRTFLVFGFERGKGSHSRAFLKENGDWNEIPMLFAGSVSLEVENERLQEQGIVQNIYNA; encoded by the coding sequence AtgaatgaagaggaagaacatAATCATGCTCAAAAAATACCAGTTACTATGGATGTCTCGAATCTAAACCCAGATTGGTTCTATGTAGAGAGTCTGGAATCTGGACTAATTGACGTGCAGAATGACTATTCTGTCGATGAAATTGTAGATGGCGATAATGTTCTTTGGGAGTCTGAAGATGACTGGAGGTGTACTCACGCATTCATAGAGTCAAGCTCAAAGAGGACTTTCCTGGTGTTTGGTTTTGAAAGGGGAAAAGGCTCGCACTCTCGAGCTTTCTTGAAGGAAAATGGAGACTGGAATGAAATTCCCATGCTTTTTGCCGGCTCAGTTTCTTTAGAAGTAGAAAATGAACGTCTCCAAGAGCAGGGTATTGTCCAGAACATTTACAATGCATAA
- a CDS encoding signal peptide containing protein (encoded by transcript BEWA_053940A): protein MELLLLIYLLLTCTSSLKSMTLNLSEESTCLARSKEAGDKRTMTYEAPAGCMIRKVIYNNIEIYSVDEKDNANRRIVTREYSSCGIFLQVDSIYDENSQVSFYHITDSFITKYPVKYSSKPVDIPSFDSWVDHFERLSEKDSVISSSPCSQCLSYDNHKEYSDIGIGISSAIHHFEGKRVLYTHEDADVNEIMGHKDRYTHEEFYKDVSNALKKARLCTKEAGLSYTETEPSKDIDSLNLGDDCTTNCDNNRGENSFWIDDLPGDNIEYENARSIMDHVIALNEMSKIEYDISEYIADQNYLKNIPFTLDRTCSYDEDCALGSFRMGEIVEPDDGYFENSSVHSDPETYVGGIGRIPYAQAQDMQFTSSIDMSNVVNMPKFTEISEEPKNADTEEMNTAEGNSTVFTDPSFPITAVRSEQDSLYNNCDSTCRDFDSDTGSIEASDSANTLDEHTYWNMEYHRSCKSDTSYDKSVNCHKVGDHTREPKGSALRGFYRSYSMSDIRR from the exons ATGGAGTTATTATTGCTAATATACCTTCTTCTAACTTGCACATCATCTCTAAAGTCGATGACATTAAATTTGTCTGAGGAATCCACTTGTTTAGCAAGATCAAAAGAAGCAGGAGATAAGAGAACTATGACCTATGAGGCACCCGCGGGATGTATGATAAGGAAGGTGATTTACAACAACATTGAGATTTACAGCGTTGATGAGAAAGATAATGCAAACAGGAGAATTGTAACTCGTGAGTACTCTTCATGTGGCATATTCTTACAAGTTGATAGTATATATGATGAAAATTCACAAGTATCATTTTATCACATCACAGATTCCTTTATTACAAAATACCCGGTTAAATATTCTTCAAAACCCGTGGACATACCCTCTTTTGATTCCTGGGTGGACCATTTCGAACGTCTGTCGGAAAAAGATTCAGTTATATCGTCTAGTCCATGTTCGCAATGTCTCTCATACGACAATCACAAAGAGTATTCTGACATAGGCATTGGAATATCAAGTGCAATACACCATTTTGAAGGGAAAAGGGTTTTATATACGCATGAAGATGCTGATGTAAACGAGATTATGGGCCATAAGGATAGATATACTCATGAAGAGTTTTATAAAG ATGTTTCTAATGCTTTGAAAAAGGCGAGATTGTGCACTAAAGAGGCAGGACTATCCTATACGGAAACAGAGCCAAGTAAAGATATCGACTCGTTAAACCTGGGTGATGATTGTACTACTAATTGCGATAATAATCGCGGGGAAAACTCCTTCTGGATAGATGATTTGCCAGGAGATAATATAGAATATGAAAATGCACGCTCAATTATGGACCACGTTATTGCGCTTAACGAGATGAGCAAAATAGAATATGATATTTCAGAATATATTGCAGATCAAAACtacttgaaaaatatcCCGTTTACCTTAGATCGTACCTGTAGCTACGATGAAGATTGTGCATTAGGATCTTTTAGAATGGGTGAAATTGTTGAACCGGACGatggatattttgaaaaCTCTAGCGTGCATTCAGACCCTGAAACATATGTGGGAGGTATTGGAAGAATACCATACGCTCAAGCACAAGATATGCAGTTTACTTCGTCAATAGATATGTCAAATGTAGTGAATATGccaaaatttacagaaatTTCAGAGGaacctaaaaatgcagaCACTGAGGAGATGAATACAGCTGAAGGTAACTCTACAGTCTTTACAGATCCATCCTTTCCAATTACCGCCGTTCGCTCGGAGCAAGATTCTTTGTACAACAATTGTGACTCAACATGCAGAGATTTTGACTCTGATACAGGCTCAATTGAAGCCAGCGATTCTGCGAACACCTTAGATGAGCACACGTATTGGAACATGGAATATCATAGGAGTTGTAAAAGTGATACAAGTTACGATAAAAGTGTAAATTGTCATAAGGTTGGAGATCATACAAGGGAACCAAAGGGATCTGCACTTAGGGGATTTTACAGATCTTATAGTATGTCAGATATTAGACGGTGA
- a CDS encoding signal peptide containing protein (encoded by transcript BEWA_053930A): MKAYVLLCLLITHVSCGSLGLDLYDNNENSKEVSVRRFGSITDGLIIEVYEGKRDVICEVFYRKKRFFCAPKDYFVLSRVVTVEIRDYITLVIVKTIKRYSREAKYYQIKGVDVIAMESEEDYLEVASHKAISDSRRNTRPILAAAKEDNHLDSSGSINSSTSGESFPDNEVLLEDKNEKTKTKGRRNKPKNGIPSSSNFADSMRQRGSGSTLSSIKEGDDGVTNTHELQSKDSRTKAFMPDGNLHAKSFGLEHSSSDGVLSSQLYTQNDSSDSESIEGSRKPLLEGLGIANSPRTPRTTISAKINKISDGIKTRIESMKVTGTGEHSKRKWYGSTCEQSAESIKSVDGSERLCDTPECKSSESTGSLRGNVIINPIFNDGVPTSKPGEKNLIDWVPDLFHGVVRSNTFSGGNNTRPDLSKISAVSSSKSEPKLGENHLKIGSYSRVSTDDNFGDIDTSLPSEQDFGLANQEEIEVI; this comes from the coding sequence ATGAAGGCCTACGTTCTTTTGTGTCTTCTTATTACGCATGTTTCATGCGGATCTTTGGGGCTGGATCTTTACGATAACAATGAAAATTCCAAAGAAGTTAGTGTTCGTAGATTTGGTAGCATTACTGATGGACTTATCATAGAAGTTTATGAAGGAAAGAGAGATGTTATTTGTGAGGTTTTCTACAGGAAAAAACGATTTTTTTGTGCGCCAAAAGACTATTTTGTTTTGAGCAGAGTGGTTACTGTAGAAATCCGCGATTACATAACCCTTGTTATTGTTAAAACCATAAAAAGATATAGCAGAGAAGCAAAATACTATCAGATAAAGGGTGTCGATGTAATCGCTATGGAGAGTGAGGAAGATTATCTGGAGGTTGCTTCTCATAAAGCAATCAGTGATTCTCGTCGAAACACGAGGCCAATTCTAGCAGCAGCTAAGGAAGACAACCACTTGGATTCCAGTGGAAGTATAAATTCATCCACCTCTGGAGAATCTTTTCCGGACAATGAAGTTTTGTTGgaggataaaaatgaaaaaacaaagaCAAAAGGGCGTAGAAATAAACCAAAAAATGGGATACCCTCATCCAGTAATTTTGCCGACTCTATGAGACAAAGAGGATCAGGTAGTACATTAAGTTCTATAAAGGAAGGAGATGATGGTGTTACCAATACTCATGAGTTACAAAGTAAAGATTCTCGTACGAAAGCATTCATGCCAGATGGGAATTTACATGCAAAATCTTTTGGACTTGAACACAGTTCCTCTGATGGCGTTTTATCCTCTCAATTGTACACTCAAAACGATTCATCTGATTCAGAAAGTATTGAAGGATCCAGAAAGCCTTTGCTGGAGGGATTGGGAATTGCGAATTCACCAAGGACACCTAGAACCACCATTTCTGCGAAAATTAATAAAATTTCAGACGGAATAAAGACTAGAATTGAAAGTATGAAAGTTACAGGGACAGGAGAGCATAGTAAAAGAAAGTGGTACGGTTCTACATGTGAGCAAAGTGCTGAAAGTATAAAATCAGTTGATGGATCCGAGCGACTTTGTGATACCCCTGAATGTAAAAGTTCCGAATCTACGGGTAGTCTTAGAGGAAATGTAATTATAAATCCAATTTTTAACGATGGTGTACCAACCTCAAAGCCTGGCGAAAAGAATTTAATCGATTGGGTCCCTGATTTATTCCACGGAGTTGTGAGGAGCAATACATTTTCTGGAGGGAATAATACTAGGCCAGATCTTTCAAAAATTTCTGCcgtttcttcatcaaagaGCGAACCTAAACTTGGGGAAAATCATTTGAAGATTGGATCGTATAGCCGTGTTTCGACTGATGATAACTTTGGTGACATTGATACATCACTACCAAGTGAACAAGATTTTGGTTTGGCAAATCAAGAAGAGATTGAGGTTATCTAG
- a CDS encoding signal peptide containing protein (encoded by transcript BEWA_053890A) has translation MKVLALFYFALIAKLCSASCCCGSENGEALDISDPDSSKVSIWEETSYGVKWKVFTPKSTVTFTSFTEGGAEIGKISSLCTPEKCYEKVDGKWKEIGLNDFYMRTNEIKNAVKPNEEAVNAEGTSDNLEDAVKP, from the exons atGAAGGTTCTTGCTCTGTTTTACTTTGCATTAATAGCAAAGCTTTGTAGCGCAAGTTGTTGTTGTGGAAGTGAAAACGGCGAAGCACTTGATATCTCTGATCCCGATTCGTCCAAAGTGAGTATATGGGAGGAGACTAGCTATGGAGTAAAGTGGAAAGTCTTTACTCCTAAGAGTACTGTAACATTTACCTCGTTCACAGAAGGAGGAGCGGAAATAGGAAAGATAAGCA GCCTTTGTACACCCGAAAAGTGctatgaaaaggttgatggaaaatggaaggAAATTGGTCTTAATGATTTCTACATGAGAACGAATGAAATCAAGAACGCAGTAAAACCAAATGAAGAAGCAGTAAATGCAGAGGGTACTTCCGATAATCTGGAAGATGCTGTAAAACCATAA